In Pedobacter sp. WC2423, the following are encoded in one genomic region:
- a CDS encoding acyltransferase family protein: protein MKPLTERFLSLDVFRGMTLCFMIIVNSPGKGAIPFGILEHAAWHGFTPTDLVFPSFLFAVGNAMSFSMKRFSQMDNSQVLLKIFKRTFLIFLIGFLMYWFPFFKHDDQGQIIFATIRDTRILGVLQRIALCFGIASLMIHYLSGKTVIWMSILFLVGYWICLLVFGDPGAELTMTGNAGYYLDKLVMGTSHMYHGDHLNGQHIAFDPEGILSTIPSIVNVIIGYFAGKFIQEKGKGYESIAKLFLMGSLFVLIAICWNSILPINKKLWTSSFVLITTGLDLMIIGVLLYIIEVRKATQWTKFFVVFGKNPLFIYIVSDLLLIIIDLLFPQLHFSTWINVNFFQVIAPGPIGSLLFAISFMLVCWLVAYILDRRKIYIKV from the coding sequence ATGAAACCATTAACCGAGCGTTTTCTTTCCCTGGATGTATTCCGTGGCATGACTTTATGTTTCATGATCATTGTAAATTCTCCAGGAAAAGGCGCAATACCTTTTGGCATACTTGAACATGCCGCCTGGCACGGGTTCACCCCTACAGACCTGGTTTTCCCTTCTTTTCTTTTTGCAGTAGGGAATGCCATGAGCTTTTCTATGAAAAGATTCAGCCAGATGGACAATTCCCAGGTGCTGCTTAAAATATTTAAACGCACTTTTCTAATTTTCCTGATCGGTTTCCTGATGTACTGGTTTCCATTTTTCAAACATGATGATCAGGGACAGATCATCTTTGCAACTATAAGAGACACCCGTATTCTGGGTGTTTTACAAAGAATAGCACTATGTTTTGGAATTGCTTCGCTAATGATCCATTACCTGTCAGGAAAAACTGTCATCTGGATGAGCATTCTCTTTCTGGTTGGCTATTGGATCTGTTTATTAGTTTTTGGTGATCCTGGTGCCGAATTAACGATGACAGGGAATGCAGGATATTACCTCGATAAACTCGTGATGGGAACTTCCCACATGTATCATGGTGATCATCTGAATGGACAGCATATCGCTTTTGATCCTGAAGGGATATTAAGTACAATTCCATCCATCGTGAATGTGATTATCGGATACTTTGCAGGTAAATTTATCCAGGAAAAAGGGAAAGGATATGAAAGTATCGCCAAGCTTTTCCTGATGGGAAGTTTATTCGTTTTAATTGCAATATGCTGGAATTCAATACTGCCCATTAACAAGAAATTATGGACCAGCTCATTTGTACTGATCACTACCGGACTTGACCTGATGATTATTGGTGTACTGCTCTATATTATTGAGGTTAGAAAAGCTACTCAATGGACTAAATTCTTCGTGGTTTTCGGGAAAAATCCATTGTTCATTTATATCGTTTCAGACTTATTGCTGATTATTATCGATCTGCTTTTTCCACAACTACATTTTAGCACGTGGATAAATGTTAATTTCTTCCAGGTGATTGCACCGGGGCCTATCGGCTCCTTATTATTTGCAATCAGCTTTATGCTAGTATGTTGGCTAGTAGCATATATACTGGACAGACGTAAAATCTATATCAAAGTCTAA
- a CDS encoding RagB/SusD family nutrient uptake outer membrane protein: protein MKKSAFILLTVLVLTGQSFYSCKKALQQPPLGSVSEELVANKNGVNSLLIGAYAALYGMQGENQSLGGGEAWQGSPSNWVFGSIAGGDASKGSDGSDQPAIDPIANFYSDANNAYYNGKWKALYEGVSRTNNVLKFLAKATDITPEEGKIIAGQARFLRAHFYFEIKKFWNNAPWIDETTTDFNQPVSTELWAKITSDFKFAYENLPATQGETGRVNKWAAGAYLAKSYLYQKKYADAKAVFDVVIPSGVTSSGKKYDLNALFEDNFLPGKENNPEEVFTIQMAANADPSGPTSGNNGDMLNFPYGGSPFGCCGFFQPSIDLVNRFRTNETTGLPYLSNYNDYAVKNDMGVGGGTEFIPDQGTLDPRIDWTAGRRGIPYLDWGNYPGAAWIRDQSYGGPYGPKKNIYWQKTAATDADKTTWAPGSAINYLVIRFADVLLQAAECEAQAGSLATAQQYVNRVRARAANKEGWVYKYIDDSNPLGGFSDVPAANYKVSAYPAGDFASQGQAYALSAIYYERKIELAMEGHRFFDLVRWGIAEKELNAYFNFQGKITSDVRRGKFTSGRNEYYPVPQRQIDLSIQGGKKILTQNPGYN, encoded by the coding sequence ATGAAGAAATCTGCATTTATTTTATTGACTGTACTGGTTTTGACAGGACAATCATTCTATTCCTGTAAAAAGGCATTACAACAACCTCCTCTGGGTTCAGTATCTGAAGAGCTGGTCGCTAATAAAAACGGCGTAAACTCCTTGCTGATCGGTGCTTATGCAGCACTGTATGGTATGCAGGGAGAAAACCAGAGTTTAGGTGGTGGTGAAGCCTGGCAGGGTTCACCAAGCAACTGGGTTTTCGGATCGATTGCTGGTGGTGATGCTTCTAAAGGTAGTGATGGCTCAGATCAGCCCGCTATTGACCCTATTGCCAACTTTTATTCTGATGCAAACAACGCTTATTATAACGGGAAATGGAAGGCACTGTATGAAGGTGTTTCCCGTACAAACAACGTACTGAAATTTTTAGCAAAAGCAACAGACATCACACCGGAGGAAGGAAAAATTATCGCTGGACAAGCCAGGTTTTTAAGAGCTCACTTCTATTTTGAAATTAAGAAATTCTGGAACAACGCGCCATGGATCGATGAAACCACTACTGATTTTAACCAGCCGGTGAGCACTGAGCTATGGGCTAAAATTACCAGTGATTTCAAGTTTGCTTACGAAAATCTTCCTGCAACACAGGGAGAAACAGGCAGAGTCAATAAATGGGCAGCTGGTGCTTACCTGGCGAAGTCTTATTTATATCAGAAGAAATATGCAGATGCTAAAGCGGTATTTGATGTAGTAATCCCATCAGGAGTAACCAGTAGTGGTAAAAAGTATGATTTGAATGCTTTATTCGAGGATAATTTTTTGCCTGGCAAAGAAAACAATCCGGAAGAAGTATTTACGATCCAGATGGCAGCAAATGCAGATCCGTCCGGACCGACGAGTGGGAATAACGGAGATATGCTGAATTTCCCTTATGGAGGTAGTCCTTTTGGGTGCTGCGGATTCTTCCAGCCTTCTATTGACTTAGTAAACAGGTTCAGGACCAATGAAACCACGGGTCTCCCTTACCTTTCCAATTACAATGACTATGCAGTTAAAAACGACATGGGTGTGGGCGGAGGTACAGAATTTATTCCTGACCAGGGAACTTTAGATCCAAGGATAGACTGGACAGCCGGCAGAAGAGGTATTCCTTATCTGGACTGGGGAAATTATCCGGGCGCAGCATGGATCAGAGATCAGAGCTACGGTGGACCTTATGGACCAAAGAAAAATATATACTGGCAAAAAACTGCAGCTACAGATGCAGATAAAACGACCTGGGCTCCGGGTTCAGCGATCAATTACCTGGTTATCCGTTTTGCTGATGTTTTGTTACAGGCTGCCGAGTGTGAAGCGCAGGCAGGAAGCCTGGCTACTGCACAACAGTATGTAAACAGGGTAAGAGCCAGGGCTGCGAATAAAGAGGGTTGGGTTTACAAGTATATAGATGACAGCAACCCGCTTGGAGGATTCTCTGATGTTCCGGCTGCAAATTATAAAGTGAGTGCGTATCCTGCCGGCGACTTTGCCAGTCAGGGTCAGGCTTATGCGCTGAGCGCGATCTATTATGAGCGCAAGATAGAACTGGCGATGGAAGGACACCGCTTTTTTGACCTGGTACGCTGGGGTATTGCAGAGAAAGAACTAAACGCTTATTTCAACTTCCAGGGTAAGATAACCTCTGATGTAAGAAGGGGCAAATTCACGTCCGGAAGAAATGAGTATTATCCTGTACCTCAACGTCAGATTGACCTGAGTATTCAGGGTGGTAAAAAAATACTGACACAAAACCCCGGATATAACTAA